Proteins encoded together in one Microcebus murinus isolate Inina chromosome 18, M.murinus_Inina_mat1.0, whole genome shotgun sequence window:
- the NXPH3 gene encoding neurexophilin-3: MQLTRCCFVFLVQGSLYLVICGQDDGPPGSEDPEHDDHEGQPRPRVPRKRGHISPKSRPMANSTLLGLLAPPGEAWGVLGQPPNRPNHSPSPSAKVKKIFGWGDFYSNIKTVALNLLVTGKIVDHGNGTFRVHFRHNATGQGNISISLVPPSKAVEFHQEQQIFIEAKASKIFNCRMEWEKVERGRRTSLCTHDPAKICSRDHAQSSATWSCSQPFKVVCVYIAFYSTDYRLVQKVCPDYNYHSDTPYYPSG; this comes from the exons ATGCAACTGACTCGCTGCTGCTTCGTGTTCCTGGTACAGGGCAGCCTCTATCTG GTCATCTGTGGCCAGGATGATGGTCCCCCCGGCTCAGAGGACCCAGAGCATGATGACCATGAGGGCCAGCCCCGGCCCAGAGTGCCTCGGAAGCGGGGCCACATCTCACCTAAGTCCCGCCCCATGGCCAATTCCACTCTCCTAGGGCTGTTGGCTCCACCTGGGGAGGCTTGGGGGGTCCTTGGGCAGCCCCCCAACCGCCCAAACCACAGCCCCTCACCCTCGGCCAAGGTGAAGAAAATCTTTGGCTGGGGCGACTTCTACTCCAACATCAAGACGGTGGCCCTGAACCTGCTTGTCACAGGGAAGATTGTGGACCATGGCAACGGGACCTTCAGGGTCCACTTCCGACACAATGCCACAGGCCAGGGCAACATCTCCATCAGCCTCGTGCCCCCCAGTAAAGCTGTAGAGTTCCACCAGGAACAGCAGATTTTCATCGAAGCCAAGGCCTCCAAAATCTTCAACTGCCGGATGGAGTGGGAGAAGGTAGAACGGGGCCGCCGGACCTCGCTCTGCACCCACGACCCAGCCAAGATCTGCTCCCGAGACCACGCTCAGAGCTCAGCCACCTGGAGCTGCTCCCAGCCCTTCAAAGTCGTCTGTGTCTACATCGCCTTCTACAGCACAGACTATCGGCTGGTCCAGAAGGTGTGCCCAGATTACAACTACCATAGCGATACCCCCTACTACCCTtctgggtga